The following proteins are encoded in a genomic region of Gopherus flavomarginatus isolate rGopFla2 chromosome 14, rGopFla2.mat.asm, whole genome shotgun sequence:
- the EXOC3L1 gene encoding exocyst complex component 3-like protein isoform X5 — protein MGMSAEQEEDSRSPRDEEWPEAEKAEKLARGAALKWASGVFYRPDKLEGLGHYRSREAQRNSSIQSRLKSTVQSHLEGVSAGLEQLRSAAGDVRSVRQDLCAVRWHLLGSAEGFQRLAPLRAVVTEHAQLAAVVRALPQLSSVHELLAQSLRLLHGQQLLEAHAGLMALERLREEITSQLHSSGSLPSDQALGVVESFFAGLQELSDALAQQLWRIVGGGVRLVREDPALFVSAVRIIEREESVDDALLLGPHANRFPAPGRPKAWRQRFYQVMQETIAAAHFKAAHVDVKGLGLGRHLATLQSNILVELRVVKDLMVQCCPPHYNILSICTHMYHQGLSDYLQDILSRDLDKQEIFMLLSWVLHVYQSPEMMGHPDLLPEVDVSTLGPLVSPEVVEQMERKYVGKVKASVTEWMRRTLEVELKEWFREEEPEMDHLGFFQSALPIIVMQMLDENIRVASLVTDSLQQKVYAMAMDELEAFLISSSISTLHPGSASLAKPAEIPSSLQTALDRAQKKACRLLLEELLLDLQPLYVQLPSRKWLSGAQLVNSMCEVIDKYMRDFSHVRNPVFKFLLAESEHLVMNHYVRALMEKKMVCRSAEERIQLSTQLLQDASQLQELFHNLVREAAAPETQGPGRERADPRGDNCPPGAHPPPGPSLAQPGGPGIYEEIPRHQRRAHLHPAGSAGRRLQGSPERGAGNDGTESTVPARKLPAHLQQHPGPSSGASLLPSQGQVCLRHARRSPAVCSLPWPVVSLNN, from the exons ATGGGCATGTCTGCAGAACAGGAGGAGGACTCCCGCAGCCCCAGAG ATGAGGAATGGCCAGAAGCGGAGAAGGCTGAGAAGCTAGCAAGAGGAGCTGCTTTGAAATGGGCCTCGGGGGTGTTTTACCGCCCCGACAAGTTGGAGGGTCTGGGACACTACCGGAGCCGGGAAGCCCAGCGGAACAGCTCGATCCAATCCCGGCTAAAG TCGACCGTGCAGTCCCACCTCGAGGGGGTGAGCGccgggctggagcagctgcgCTCAGCGGCTGGGGACGTGCGGAGTGTGCGCCAGGACCTCTGTGCCGTGCGATGGCACCTCCTGGGCAGTGCCGAGGGCTTCCAGAGGCTGGCGCCGCTGCGGGCTGTGGTGACGGAGCACGCGCAGCTGGCTGCCGTCGTGCGGGCGCTGCCCCAGCTCTCCTCAG TACACGAGCTCCTTGCCCAGTCCCTCCGTCTCCTCCACGGCCAGCAGCTCTTGGAGGCCCACGCCGGGCTCATGGCGCTGGAGCGCCTGCGGGAGGAAATCACCTCCCAGCTGCACAGCAGCGGTAGCCTCCCGAGCGACCAGGCCCTGGGCGTGGTGGAGTCCTTCTTCGCTGGCCTGCAGGAGCTGAGCGACGCACTGGCTCAGCAGCTGTGGCGCATCGTGGGCGGCGGCGTGAGGCTGGTGCGGGAAGACCCAGCCCTCTTCGTCTCCGCCGTGCGGATCATTGAGAGAGAAGAGAGCGTCGATGATGCCCTGCTGCTGGGTCCCCATGCCAACCGCTTCCCCGCCCCTGGGCGCCCCAAAGCCTGGAGGCAGCGCTTCTACCAGGTCATGCAGGAGACCATCGCTGCTGCCCACTTCAAGGCTGCTCATGTGGACGTGAAGGGCCTGGGACTGGGCCGGCACCTGGCCACGCTGCAGAGCAACATCCTGGTGGAGCTGCGTGTGGTGAAAGACCTGATGGTACAGTGCTGCCCACCTCACTACAACATCCTCAGCATCTGCACCCACATGTACCACCAGGGCCTCTCCGACTACCTGCAGGACATCCTCAGCAGGGACCTGGACAAGCAAGAGATCTTCATGCTCCTCAGCTGGGTTCTGCATGTGTACCAGAG CCCGGAAATGATGGGTCACCCAGACCTTCTCCCCGAGGTGGACGTGTCAACTCTGGGCCCCCTGGTGTCCCCAGAGGTGGTGGAGCAGATGGAGAGGAAATATGTGGGGAAAGTCAAG GCCAGCGTGACTGAGTGGATGCGGCGCACGCTGGAGGTGGAGCTCAAGGAGTGGTTCCGAGAGGAGGAACCAGAAATGGACCATCTGGGCTTCTTCCAGTCTGCCCTGCCCATCATCGTCatgcag ATGCTGGATGAGAACATCCGGGTGGCGTCCCTGGTCACGGACTCTCTGCAGCAGAAAGTTTACGCTATGGCCATGGACGAGCTGGAGGCCTTTCTGATCAG CTCTTCCATCTCCACTCTGCACCCTGGCAGTGCATCTCTGGCCAAGCCCGCTGAAATCCCCTCCTCCCTGCAGACTGCGCTGGACAGGGCCCAGAAGAAGGCCtgccggctgctgctggaggagctgctgctggattTGCAG CCCCTGTACGTGCAGCTGCCGTCCCGCAAGTGGCTGTCTGGGGCCCAGCTGGTGAACAGCATGTGCGAGGTGATCGACAAGTACATGAGAGACTTCTCCCACGTCAGGAACCCCGTCTTCAAG TTCCTGCTGGCCGAGAGCGAGCACCTGGTCATGAATCACTACGTGCGGGCACTCATGGAGAAGAAGATGGTGTGCCGGAGCGCCGAGGAGCGGATCCAGCTCTCCACCCAGCTGCTCCAGGATGCCTCCCAGCTGCAGGAGCTTTTCCACAACCTGGTGAGGgaagctgcagccccagagaCACAAG GGCCTGGCCGAGAGCGAGCAGACCCTCGAGGTGATAATTGCCCTCCAGGAGCTCATCCGCCTCCAGGACCCAGCCTTGCTCAGCCTGGAGGTCCTGGGATTTATGAAGAAATACCCCGACATCAG CGACGAGCACATCTCCATCCTGCTGGATCTGCGGGGCGACGTCTCCAAGGAAGTCCGGAACGTGGTGCTGGAAATGATGGCACAGAATCCACAGTCCCTGCCCGAAAACTACCAGCCCATCTTCAGCAACATCCTGGTCCCAGCTCCGGAGCTTCCCTTCTGCCTTCGCAAGGGCAAGTGTGCCTGAGACACGCACGCCGCAGCCCGGCTGtctgcagcctgccctggccaGTGGTGTCTCTGAATAACTGA
- the EXOC3L1 gene encoding exocyst complex component 3-like protein isoform X1, translated as MGMSAEQEEDSRSPRDEEWPEAEKAEKLARGAALKWASGVFYRPDKLEGLGHYRSREAQRNSSIQSRLKSTVQSHLEGVSAGLEQLRSAAGDVRSVRQDLCAVRWHLLGSAEGFQRLAPLRAVVTEHAQLAAVVRALPQLSSVHELLAQSLRLLHGQQLLEAHAGLMALERLREEITSQLHSSGSLPSDQALGVVESFFAGLQELSDALAQQLWRIVGGGVRLVREDPALFVSAVRIIEREESVDDALLLGPHANRFPAPGRPKAWRQRFYQVMQETIAAAHFKAAHVDVKGLGLGRHLATLQSNILVELRVVKDLMVQCCPPHYNILSICTHMYHQGLSDYLQDILSRDLDKQEIFMLLSWVLHVYQSPEMMGHPDLLPEVDVSTLGPLVSPEVVEQMERKYVGKVKASVTEWMRRTLEVELKEWFREEEPEMDHLGFFQSALPIIVMQMLDENIRVASLVTDSLQQKVYAMAMDELEAFLISLREALGECGKEHQKDRSTPKHYISYLLALLNNNMALSSSISTLHPGSASLAKPAEIPSSLQTALDRAQKKACRLLLEELLLDLQPLYVQLPSRKWLSGAQLVNSMCEVIDKYMRDFSHVRNPVFKFLLAESEHLVMNHYVRALMEKKMVCRSAEERIQLSTQLLQDASQLQELFHNLVREAAAPETQGPGRERADPRGDNCPPGAHPPPGPSLAQPGGPGIYEEIPRHQRRAHLHPAGSAGRRLQGSPERGAGNDGTESTVPARKLPAHLQQHPGPSSGASLLPSQGQVCLRHARRSPAVCSLPWPVVSLNN; from the exons ATGGGCATGTCTGCAGAACAGGAGGAGGACTCCCGCAGCCCCAGAG ATGAGGAATGGCCAGAAGCGGAGAAGGCTGAGAAGCTAGCAAGAGGAGCTGCTTTGAAATGGGCCTCGGGGGTGTTTTACCGCCCCGACAAGTTGGAGGGTCTGGGACACTACCGGAGCCGGGAAGCCCAGCGGAACAGCTCGATCCAATCCCGGCTAAAG TCGACCGTGCAGTCCCACCTCGAGGGGGTGAGCGccgggctggagcagctgcgCTCAGCGGCTGGGGACGTGCGGAGTGTGCGCCAGGACCTCTGTGCCGTGCGATGGCACCTCCTGGGCAGTGCCGAGGGCTTCCAGAGGCTGGCGCCGCTGCGGGCTGTGGTGACGGAGCACGCGCAGCTGGCTGCCGTCGTGCGGGCGCTGCCCCAGCTCTCCTCAG TACACGAGCTCCTTGCCCAGTCCCTCCGTCTCCTCCACGGCCAGCAGCTCTTGGAGGCCCACGCCGGGCTCATGGCGCTGGAGCGCCTGCGGGAGGAAATCACCTCCCAGCTGCACAGCAGCGGTAGCCTCCCGAGCGACCAGGCCCTGGGCGTGGTGGAGTCCTTCTTCGCTGGCCTGCAGGAGCTGAGCGACGCACTGGCTCAGCAGCTGTGGCGCATCGTGGGCGGCGGCGTGAGGCTGGTGCGGGAAGACCCAGCCCTCTTCGTCTCCGCCGTGCGGATCATTGAGAGAGAAGAGAGCGTCGATGATGCCCTGCTGCTGGGTCCCCATGCCAACCGCTTCCCCGCCCCTGGGCGCCCCAAAGCCTGGAGGCAGCGCTTCTACCAGGTCATGCAGGAGACCATCGCTGCTGCCCACTTCAAGGCTGCTCATGTGGACGTGAAGGGCCTGGGACTGGGCCGGCACCTGGCCACGCTGCAGAGCAACATCCTGGTGGAGCTGCGTGTGGTGAAAGACCTGATGGTACAGTGCTGCCCACCTCACTACAACATCCTCAGCATCTGCACCCACATGTACCACCAGGGCCTCTCCGACTACCTGCAGGACATCCTCAGCAGGGACCTGGACAAGCAAGAGATCTTCATGCTCCTCAGCTGGGTTCTGCATGTGTACCAGAG CCCGGAAATGATGGGTCACCCAGACCTTCTCCCCGAGGTGGACGTGTCAACTCTGGGCCCCCTGGTGTCCCCAGAGGTGGTGGAGCAGATGGAGAGGAAATATGTGGGGAAAGTCAAG GCCAGCGTGACTGAGTGGATGCGGCGCACGCTGGAGGTGGAGCTCAAGGAGTGGTTCCGAGAGGAGGAACCAGAAATGGACCATCTGGGCTTCTTCCAGTCTGCCCTGCCCATCATCGTCatgcag ATGCTGGATGAGAACATCCGGGTGGCGTCCCTGGTCACGGACTCTCTGCAGCAGAAAGTTTACGCTATGGCCATGGACGAGCTGGAGGCCTTTCTGATCAG CCTGCGAGAGGCCCTGGGGGAGTGCGGGAAGGAGCACCAGAAGGACCGATCCACGCCCAAGCATTACATCTCCTacctgctggccctgctcaacAACAACATGGCGCTGAG CTCTTCCATCTCCACTCTGCACCCTGGCAGTGCATCTCTGGCCAAGCCCGCTGAAATCCCCTCCTCCCTGCAGACTGCGCTGGACAGGGCCCAGAAGAAGGCCtgccggctgctgctggaggagctgctgctggattTGCAG CCCCTGTACGTGCAGCTGCCGTCCCGCAAGTGGCTGTCTGGGGCCCAGCTGGTGAACAGCATGTGCGAGGTGATCGACAAGTACATGAGAGACTTCTCCCACGTCAGGAACCCCGTCTTCAAG TTCCTGCTGGCCGAGAGCGAGCACCTGGTCATGAATCACTACGTGCGGGCACTCATGGAGAAGAAGATGGTGTGCCGGAGCGCCGAGGAGCGGATCCAGCTCTCCACCCAGCTGCTCCAGGATGCCTCCCAGCTGCAGGAGCTTTTCCACAACCTGGTGAGGgaagctgcagccccagagaCACAAG GGCCTGGCCGAGAGCGAGCAGACCCTCGAGGTGATAATTGCCCTCCAGGAGCTCATCCGCCTCCAGGACCCAGCCTTGCTCAGCCTGGAGGTCCTGGGATTTATGAAGAAATACCCCGACATCAG CGACGAGCACATCTCCATCCTGCTGGATCTGCGGGGCGACGTCTCCAAGGAAGTCCGGAACGTGGTGCTGGAAATGATGGCACAGAATCCACAGTCCCTGCCCGAAAACTACCAGCCCATCTTCAGCAACATCCTGGTCCCAGCTCCGGAGCTTCCCTTCTGCCTTCGCAAGGGCAAGTGTGCCTGAGACACGCACGCCGCAGCCCGGCTGtctgcagcctgccctggccaGTGGTGTCTCTGAATAACTGA
- the EXOC3L1 gene encoding exocyst complex component 3-like protein isoform X4, whose protein sequence is MGMSAEQEEDSRSPRDEEWPEAEKAEKLARGAALKWASGVFYRPDKLEGLGHYRSREAQRNSSIQSRLKSTVQSHLEGVSAGLEQLRSAAGDVRSVRQDLCAVRWHLLGSAEGFQRLAPLRAVVTEHAQLAAVVRALPQLSSVHELLAQSLRLLHGQQLLEAHAGLMALERLREEITSQLHSSGSLPSDQALGVVESFFAGLQELSDALAQQLWRIVGGGVRLVREDPALFVSAVRIIEREESVDDALLLGPHANRFPAPGRPKAWRQRFYQVMQETIAAAHFKAAHVDVKGLGLGRHLATLQSNILVELRVVKDLMVQCCPPHYNILSICTHMYHQGLSDYLQDILSRDLDKQEIFMLLSWVLHVYQSPEMMGHPDLLPEVDVSTLGPLVSPEVVEQMERKYVGKVKASVTEWMRRTLEVELKEWFREEEPEMDHLGFFQSALPIIVMQMLDENIRVASLVTDSLQQKVYAMAMDELEAFLISLREALGECGKEHQKDRSTPKHYISYLLALLNNNMALSSSISTLHPGSASLAKPAEIPSSLQTALDRAQKKACRLLLEELLLDLQPLYVQLPSRKWLSGAQLVNSMCEVIDKYMRDFSHVRNPVFKFLLAESEHLVMNHYVRALMEKKMVCRSAEERIQLSTQLLQDASQLQELFHNLGLAESEQTLEVIIALQELIRLQDPALLSLEVLGFMKKYPDISDEHISILLDLRGDVSKEVRNVVLEMMAQNPQSLPENYQPIFSNILVPAPELPFCLRKGKCA, encoded by the exons ATGGGCATGTCTGCAGAACAGGAGGAGGACTCCCGCAGCCCCAGAG ATGAGGAATGGCCAGAAGCGGAGAAGGCTGAGAAGCTAGCAAGAGGAGCTGCTTTGAAATGGGCCTCGGGGGTGTTTTACCGCCCCGACAAGTTGGAGGGTCTGGGACACTACCGGAGCCGGGAAGCCCAGCGGAACAGCTCGATCCAATCCCGGCTAAAG TCGACCGTGCAGTCCCACCTCGAGGGGGTGAGCGccgggctggagcagctgcgCTCAGCGGCTGGGGACGTGCGGAGTGTGCGCCAGGACCTCTGTGCCGTGCGATGGCACCTCCTGGGCAGTGCCGAGGGCTTCCAGAGGCTGGCGCCGCTGCGGGCTGTGGTGACGGAGCACGCGCAGCTGGCTGCCGTCGTGCGGGCGCTGCCCCAGCTCTCCTCAG TACACGAGCTCCTTGCCCAGTCCCTCCGTCTCCTCCACGGCCAGCAGCTCTTGGAGGCCCACGCCGGGCTCATGGCGCTGGAGCGCCTGCGGGAGGAAATCACCTCCCAGCTGCACAGCAGCGGTAGCCTCCCGAGCGACCAGGCCCTGGGCGTGGTGGAGTCCTTCTTCGCTGGCCTGCAGGAGCTGAGCGACGCACTGGCTCAGCAGCTGTGGCGCATCGTGGGCGGCGGCGTGAGGCTGGTGCGGGAAGACCCAGCCCTCTTCGTCTCCGCCGTGCGGATCATTGAGAGAGAAGAGAGCGTCGATGATGCCCTGCTGCTGGGTCCCCATGCCAACCGCTTCCCCGCCCCTGGGCGCCCCAAAGCCTGGAGGCAGCGCTTCTACCAGGTCATGCAGGAGACCATCGCTGCTGCCCACTTCAAGGCTGCTCATGTGGACGTGAAGGGCCTGGGACTGGGCCGGCACCTGGCCACGCTGCAGAGCAACATCCTGGTGGAGCTGCGTGTGGTGAAAGACCTGATGGTACAGTGCTGCCCACCTCACTACAACATCCTCAGCATCTGCACCCACATGTACCACCAGGGCCTCTCCGACTACCTGCAGGACATCCTCAGCAGGGACCTGGACAAGCAAGAGATCTTCATGCTCCTCAGCTGGGTTCTGCATGTGTACCAGAG CCCGGAAATGATGGGTCACCCAGACCTTCTCCCCGAGGTGGACGTGTCAACTCTGGGCCCCCTGGTGTCCCCAGAGGTGGTGGAGCAGATGGAGAGGAAATATGTGGGGAAAGTCAAG GCCAGCGTGACTGAGTGGATGCGGCGCACGCTGGAGGTGGAGCTCAAGGAGTGGTTCCGAGAGGAGGAACCAGAAATGGACCATCTGGGCTTCTTCCAGTCTGCCCTGCCCATCATCGTCatgcag ATGCTGGATGAGAACATCCGGGTGGCGTCCCTGGTCACGGACTCTCTGCAGCAGAAAGTTTACGCTATGGCCATGGACGAGCTGGAGGCCTTTCTGATCAG CCTGCGAGAGGCCCTGGGGGAGTGCGGGAAGGAGCACCAGAAGGACCGATCCACGCCCAAGCATTACATCTCCTacctgctggccctgctcaacAACAACATGGCGCTGAG CTCTTCCATCTCCACTCTGCACCCTGGCAGTGCATCTCTGGCCAAGCCCGCTGAAATCCCCTCCTCCCTGCAGACTGCGCTGGACAGGGCCCAGAAGAAGGCCtgccggctgctgctggaggagctgctgctggattTGCAG CCCCTGTACGTGCAGCTGCCGTCCCGCAAGTGGCTGTCTGGGGCCCAGCTGGTGAACAGCATGTGCGAGGTGATCGACAAGTACATGAGAGACTTCTCCCACGTCAGGAACCCCGTCTTCAAG TTCCTGCTGGCCGAGAGCGAGCACCTGGTCATGAATCACTACGTGCGGGCACTCATGGAGAAGAAGATGGTGTGCCGGAGCGCCGAGGAGCGGATCCAGCTCTCCACCCAGCTGCTCCAGGATGCCTCCCAGCTGCAGGAGCTTTTCCACAACCTG GGCCTGGCCGAGAGCGAGCAGACCCTCGAGGTGATAATTGCCCTCCAGGAGCTCATCCGCCTCCAGGACCCAGCCTTGCTCAGCCTGGAGGTCCTGGGATTTATGAAGAAATACCCCGACATCAG CGACGAGCACATCTCCATCCTGCTGGATCTGCGGGGCGACGTCTCCAAGGAAGTCCGGAACGTGGTGCTGGAAATGATGGCACAGAATCCACAGTCCCTGCCCGAAAACTACCAGCCCATCTTCAGCAACATCCTGGTCCCAGCTCCGGAGCTTCCCTTCTGCCTTCGCAAGGGCAAGTGTGCCTGA
- the EXOC3L1 gene encoding exocyst complex component 3-like protein isoform X6, whose product MGMSAEQEEDSRSPRDEEWPEAEKAEKLARGAALKWASGVFYRPDKLEGLGHYRSREAQRNSSIQSRLKSTVQSHLEGVSAGLEQLRSAAGDVRSVRQDLCAVRWHLLGSAEGFQRLAPLRAVVTEHAQLAAVVRALPQLSSAWRQRFYQVMQETIAAAHFKAAHVDVKGLGLGRHLATLQSNILVELRVVKDLMVQCCPPHYNILSICTHMYHQGLSDYLQDILSRDLDKQEIFMLLSWVLHVYQSPEMMGHPDLLPEVDVSTLGPLVSPEVVEQMERKYVGKVKASVTEWMRRTLEVELKEWFREEEPEMDHLGFFQSALPIIVMQMLDENIRVASLVTDSLQQKVYAMAMDELEAFLISLREALGECGKEHQKDRSTPKHYISYLLALLNNNMALSSSISTLHPGSASLAKPAEIPSSLQTALDRAQKKACRLLLEELLLDLQPLYVQLPSRKWLSGAQLVNSMCEVIDKYMRDFSHVRNPVFKFLLAESEHLVMNHYVRALMEKKMVCRSAEERIQLSTQLLQDASQLQELFHNLVREAAAPETQGPGRERADPRGDNCPPGAHPPPGPSLAQPGGPGIYEEIPRHQRRAHLHPAGSAGRRLQGSPERGAGNDGTESTVPARKLPAHLQQHPGPSSGASLLPSQGQVCLRHARRSPAVCSLPWPVVSLNN is encoded by the exons ATGGGCATGTCTGCAGAACAGGAGGAGGACTCCCGCAGCCCCAGAG ATGAGGAATGGCCAGAAGCGGAGAAGGCTGAGAAGCTAGCAAGAGGAGCTGCTTTGAAATGGGCCTCGGGGGTGTTTTACCGCCCCGACAAGTTGGAGGGTCTGGGACACTACCGGAGCCGGGAAGCCCAGCGGAACAGCTCGATCCAATCCCGGCTAAAG TCGACCGTGCAGTCCCACCTCGAGGGGGTGAGCGccgggctggagcagctgcgCTCAGCGGCTGGGGACGTGCGGAGTGTGCGCCAGGACCTCTGTGCCGTGCGATGGCACCTCCTGGGCAGTGCCGAGGGCTTCCAGAGGCTGGCGCCGCTGCGGGCTGTGGTGACGGAGCACGCGCAGCTGGCTGCCGTCGTGCGGGCGCTGCCCCAGCTCTCCTCAG CCTGGAGGCAGCGCTTCTACCAGGTCATGCAGGAGACCATCGCTGCTGCCCACTTCAAGGCTGCTCATGTGGACGTGAAGGGCCTGGGACTGGGCCGGCACCTGGCCACGCTGCAGAGCAACATCCTGGTGGAGCTGCGTGTGGTGAAAGACCTGATGGTACAGTGCTGCCCACCTCACTACAACATCCTCAGCATCTGCACCCACATGTACCACCAGGGCCTCTCCGACTACCTGCAGGACATCCTCAGCAGGGACCTGGACAAGCAAGAGATCTTCATGCTCCTCAGCTGGGTTCTGCATGTGTACCAGAG CCCGGAAATGATGGGTCACCCAGACCTTCTCCCCGAGGTGGACGTGTCAACTCTGGGCCCCCTGGTGTCCCCAGAGGTGGTGGAGCAGATGGAGAGGAAATATGTGGGGAAAGTCAAG GCCAGCGTGACTGAGTGGATGCGGCGCACGCTGGAGGTGGAGCTCAAGGAGTGGTTCCGAGAGGAGGAACCAGAAATGGACCATCTGGGCTTCTTCCAGTCTGCCCTGCCCATCATCGTCatgcag ATGCTGGATGAGAACATCCGGGTGGCGTCCCTGGTCACGGACTCTCTGCAGCAGAAAGTTTACGCTATGGCCATGGACGAGCTGGAGGCCTTTCTGATCAG CCTGCGAGAGGCCCTGGGGGAGTGCGGGAAGGAGCACCAGAAGGACCGATCCACGCCCAAGCATTACATCTCCTacctgctggccctgctcaacAACAACATGGCGCTGAG CTCTTCCATCTCCACTCTGCACCCTGGCAGTGCATCTCTGGCCAAGCCCGCTGAAATCCCCTCCTCCCTGCAGACTGCGCTGGACAGGGCCCAGAAGAAGGCCtgccggctgctgctggaggagctgctgctggattTGCAG CCCCTGTACGTGCAGCTGCCGTCCCGCAAGTGGCTGTCTGGGGCCCAGCTGGTGAACAGCATGTGCGAGGTGATCGACAAGTACATGAGAGACTTCTCCCACGTCAGGAACCCCGTCTTCAAG TTCCTGCTGGCCGAGAGCGAGCACCTGGTCATGAATCACTACGTGCGGGCACTCATGGAGAAGAAGATGGTGTGCCGGAGCGCCGAGGAGCGGATCCAGCTCTCCACCCAGCTGCTCCAGGATGCCTCCCAGCTGCAGGAGCTTTTCCACAACCTGGTGAGGgaagctgcagccccagagaCACAAG GGCCTGGCCGAGAGCGAGCAGACCCTCGAGGTGATAATTGCCCTCCAGGAGCTCATCCGCCTCCAGGACCCAGCCTTGCTCAGCCTGGAGGTCCTGGGATTTATGAAGAAATACCCCGACATCAG CGACGAGCACATCTCCATCCTGCTGGATCTGCGGGGCGACGTCTCCAAGGAAGTCCGGAACGTGGTGCTGGAAATGATGGCACAGAATCCACAGTCCCTGCCCGAAAACTACCAGCCCATCTTCAGCAACATCCTGGTCCCAGCTCCGGAGCTTCCCTTCTGCCTTCGCAAGGGCAAGTGTGCCTGAGACACGCACGCCGCAGCCCGGCTGtctgcagcctgccctggccaGTGGTGTCTCTGAATAACTGA